Proteins from a single region of Oreochromis niloticus isolate F11D_XX linkage group LG7, O_niloticus_UMD_NMBU, whole genome shotgun sequence:
- the lyve1b gene encoding lymphatic vessel endothelial hyaluronic receptor 1b isoform X1 — MARLCCLPSLLPVIFALFLQTCESALNRVISQSYRATGVFLLIEGGTYYTLNFTAARDACLSLNVTMATEVQISQAIQHGLETCKYGWIAEQTAVVPRISPEQTCGQGKTGVVTWKAPADKKFGVFCFDASALTDMETTASPQSPTSPTPLTTQTTHLVTSTTRSMSSTKKSITGKSRPTLQPTPSTSASDVLVMTSRSARISSLGTPSFKTFSTHIPVSLPPLLTTTNPPAVTLTFSASTHAFNFPASSEWPLPQTESSAKPSLGALHVTVIVLGIILLLLTAASAMWYFQVNVFRCLSHWQQMDNIETEMWNFTNNAMNHLGLQGDDDDDDDDEEESHRMYSSDITLCVKSDIKANSSK, encoded by the exons ATGGCaagactttgttgtttgccatcATTATTACCTGTGATTTTTGCCCTGTTTTTACAAACCTGTGAATCCGCTTTAAATAGAG TAATTTCTCAGAGTTACAGAGCCACTGGAGTCTTCCTGCTTATCGAAGGAGGAACCTACTACACCTTGAACTTCACAGCTGCCCGAGATGCCTGTCTTTCACTAAATGTCACCATGGCGACGGAAGTTCAGATATCACAAGCGATTCAACATGGACTGGAAACGTGCAA ATATGGCTGGATAGCTGAACAGACTGCCGTCGTCCCACGAATTTCCCCTGAACAAACTTGTGGCCAGGGCAAAACTGGGGTAGTGACATGGAAGGCACCAGCAGATAAAAAGTTTGGCGTCTTCTGCTTCGATGCATCCG CATTAACAGATATGGAGACAACAGCCAGCCCACAATCCCCCACATCTCCAACTCCACTGACAACTCAAACCACACATTTGGTCACATCAACAACAAGGTCCATGTCCTCAACAAAAAAGTCAATAACAGGAAAATCTCGGCCGACACTTCAGCCCACACCCTCAACTTCAGCTTCTGATGTGCTCGTCATGACATCGCGGTCAGCTAGGATTTCTTCCCTTGGCACCCCTTCTTTTAAAACGTTCTCAACCCATATTCCTGTTTCCTTGCCTCCCCTACTAACCACCACGAACCCCCCTGCTGTCACTTTGACCTTTTCTGCTTCCACTCATGCCTTCAATTTCCCAGCTTCCTCTGAGTGGCCGCTGCCACAGACTGAGAGCTCCGCAAAACCATCTCTAGGAG CTTTACATGTAACAGTTATTGTTCTTGGCATCATTCTTCTGCTCCTGACTGCAGCAAGCGCTATGTGGTACTTTCAAGT GAATGTTTTCAGGTGCTTGTCTCACTGGCAGCAGATGGATAACATCGAGACAGAGATGTGGAATTTTACTAATAATGCTATGAACCATCTCGGACTGCAaggggatgatgatgatgatgatgacgatgaagaAGAATCACACCGGATGTACTCCAGTGACATCACTCTGTGTGTGAAGTCAGACATCAAAGCAAACTCTTCAAAGTAA
- the lyve1b gene encoding lymphatic vessel endothelial hyaluronic receptor 1b isoform X2, with the protein MATEVQISQAIQHGLETCKYGWIAEQTAVVPRISPEQTCGQGKTGVVTWKAPADKKFGVFCFDASALTDMETTASPQSPTSPTPLTTQTTHLVTSTTRSMSSTKKSITGKSRPTLQPTPSTSASDVLVMTSRSARISSLGTPSFKTFSTHIPVSLPPLLTTTNPPAVTLTFSASTHAFNFPASSEWPLPQTESSAKPSLGALHVTVIVLGIILLLLTAASAMWYFQVNVFRCLSHWQQMDNIETEMWNFTNNAMNHLGLQGDDDDDDDDEEESHRMYSSDITLCVKSDIKANSSK; encoded by the exons ATGGCGACGGAAGTTCAGATATCACAAGCGATTCAACATGGACTGGAAACGTGCAA ATATGGCTGGATAGCTGAACAGACTGCCGTCGTCCCACGAATTTCCCCTGAACAAACTTGTGGCCAGGGCAAAACTGGGGTAGTGACATGGAAGGCACCAGCAGATAAAAAGTTTGGCGTCTTCTGCTTCGATGCATCCG CATTAACAGATATGGAGACAACAGCCAGCCCACAATCCCCCACATCTCCAACTCCACTGACAACTCAAACCACACATTTGGTCACATCAACAACAAGGTCCATGTCCTCAACAAAAAAGTCAATAACAGGAAAATCTCGGCCGACACTTCAGCCCACACCCTCAACTTCAGCTTCTGATGTGCTCGTCATGACATCGCGGTCAGCTAGGATTTCTTCCCTTGGCACCCCTTCTTTTAAAACGTTCTCAACCCATATTCCTGTTTCCTTGCCTCCCCTACTAACCACCACGAACCCCCCTGCTGTCACTTTGACCTTTTCTGCTTCCACTCATGCCTTCAATTTCCCAGCTTCCTCTGAGTGGCCGCTGCCACAGACTGAGAGCTCCGCAAAACCATCTCTAGGAG CTTTACATGTAACAGTTATTGTTCTTGGCATCATTCTTCTGCTCCTGACTGCAGCAAGCGCTATGTGGTACTTTCAAGT GAATGTTTTCAGGTGCTTGTCTCACTGGCAGCAGATGGATAACATCGAGACAGAGATGTGGAATTTTACTAATAATGCTATGAACCATCTCGGACTGCAaggggatgatgatgatgatgatgacgatgaagaAGAATCACACCGGATGTACTCCAGTGACATCACTCTGTGTGTGAAGTCAGACATCAAAGCAAACTCTTCAAAGTAA